One genomic region from Alosa alosa isolate M-15738 ecotype Scorff River chromosome 12, AALO_Geno_1.1, whole genome shotgun sequence encodes:
- the LOC125304616 gene encoding bile salt-activated lipase-like: protein MLGTVLTEGGMVSGDNYGVSGLFHYMDVFRGIPFAAPPGRFEKPKPHPGWDGVLKAKDFRKRCIQLNLLQTDTRGDEDCLYLNIWVPQGRKEVSTNLPVMVWLFGGGFLVGASNGANFLDNYLYDGEEIANRGKVIVVTLSYRVGTLGFLSTGDDGIPGNYGLWDQHAGISWVHRNIKAFGGDPDNITVFGESAGGASVNFQLITPMNKGLIRRGISQSGVALCPWGINRNPRQFAELVATRVGCPTDDKMVACLKMTDASALILAGTLEMHGSPEAPIVNNLILSPVIDGDFLPDEPANLFVNAAERDYIIGVNDMDGHLFTGIDVPSINQPLPTTPVEDLKTLIAALTKAKGQQAADLAYNEYTSTWGSKPSKEQVKRAIVEVETDYIFLIPTQAALYLHNSVATTGRTYSYLFTQPSRMPGYPSWMGADHADDLQYVFGKPFATPLGYWPKHRDVSRYMIAYWTNFARTGDPNKGESDVPVNWPPFDSQTHKYVDINHRMGRNSVKQKLRMRFVNYWTNTFAGLPTISE, encoded by the exons ATG TTGGGAACTGTGTTGACTGAAGGTGGCATGGTCTCGGGAGACAACTATGGTGTTTCTGGACTCTTCCACTACATGGACGTCTTCAGGGGAATCCCCTTTGCTGCTCCACCTGGTCGCTTCGAGAAGCCCAAACCCCACCCTGGCTGGGATG GTGTTCTGAAAGCCAAAGACTTCAGGAAGAGATGTATTCAGCTCAACCTCCTCCAGACAGACACTCGTGGTGATGAGGACTGTCTCTACCTCAACATCTGGGTACCCCAGGGACGCAAAG AGGTTTCTACCAACCTCCCTGTCATGGTCTGGCTCTTTGGGGGTGGCTTCCTTGTTGGTGCTTCCAATGGAGCAAACTTCCTTGACAACTATCTGTACGATGGAGAGGAGATCGCCAACAGGGGAAAGGTCATTGTGGTGACACTGAGCTACCGTGTGGGAACTCTGGGCTTCCTCAGCACTGGAGATGACGGCATCCCtg GTAACTACGGCTTGTGGGATCAGCATGCTGGGATTTCCTGGGTGCACAGGAACATCAAAGCTTTTGGTGGAGATCCCGACAACATCACCGTCTTCGGAGAGTCTGCTGGAGGCGCCAGTGTCAACTTCCAG CTCATTACTCCCATGAATAAGGGGCTCATCCGCAGAGGCATCTCCCAGAGTGGTGTGGCTCTCTGCCCTTGGGGCATCAACAGGAACCCCAGACAGTTTGCTGAGCTG GTTGCCACAAGGGTGGGCTGCCCAACTGATGATAAGATGGTGGCTTGTCTGAAGATGACTGATGCTAGTGCTCTGATTCTTGCTGGCACTTTGGAAATGCATGGGTCTCCAGAAG CTCCCATTGTCAACAACCTGATCCTCTCTCCTGTCATCGATGGAGACTTCCTGCCTGATGAGCCTGCTAACCTGTTTGTCAATGCTGCAGAGAGGGACTATATTATTGGTGTCAATGACATGGACGGCCACCTCTTCACTGGTATTGACGTGCCGTCCATCAACCAGCCTCTTCCCACTACACCTGT TGAGGATTTGAAGACCCTCATAGCTGCCTTAACCAAAGCGAAGGGACAACAGGCTGCTGACCTGGCCTACAATGAGTACACCTCCACTTGGGGGAGCAAGCCTAGCAAGGAACAGGTGAAGAGGGCTATTGTGGAAGTGGAGACCGACTACATCTTCCTGATTCCCACTCAGGCCGCTCTCTACCTGCATAACAGCGTTGCCAC gACGGGACGAACCTACTCCTACCTGTTCACTCAACCTTCTAGAATGCCCGGTTACCCCAGCTGGATGGGGGCTGACCACGCTGACGACTTGCAATATGTCTTCGGCAAGCCCTTCGCCACTCCTCTGGGATACTGGCCCAAGCACCGTGATGTCTCTAGATACATGATCGCCTACTGGACCAACTTTGCCAGGACCGG AGACCCTAACAAAGGTGAGTCTGATGTTCCCGTCAACTGGCCTCCTTTCGACAGTCAGACTCACAAGTATGTGGACATCAACCACAGGATGGGTAGAAACTCTGTCAAGCAGAAGTTGAGGATGCGCTTTGTCAACTACTGGACCAACACTTTCGCCGGCTTGCCCACCATCTCTGAGTAG